One window from the genome of Sinobacterium caligoides encodes:
- the serA gene encoding phosphoglycerate dehydrogenase: protein MSKTSLDKSKIRVLLLEGVHESAVSTLEAAGYSNIEYIKTALAGDELIAKISDAHFIGVRSRTQLTDEVLAQAPKLMAIGCFCIGTNQVNLQSAMSHGIAVFNAPYSNTRSVAELVIAQAILLLRGIAEKSAKAHRGVWDKSASGSFEIRGKTLGLIGYGSIGMQLSVIAESLGMKVKFFDTSSKLPLGNAVQMNTLEELLGSADIVSLHVPETAATKDMIGAEQIAAMKDGAILINASRGTVVDIPALATALESKKLSGAAIDVFPVEPKSNKEEFVSPLRAFENTFLTPHIGGSTMEAQANIGLEVAEKLIKYSDTGTTTSSVNFPGVALPAHEGCHRLLHIHDNHPGVMSAINQTLSDNNINISGQYLQTNEKVGYVVIDVDQECSELALKKISEIEGTVRCRVLF from the coding sequence ATGTCTAAAACTTCTCTAGATAAAAGCAAAATACGCGTCCTGTTATTGGAAGGCGTCCACGAATCTGCGGTCTCGACGCTAGAGGCAGCAGGCTACAGTAATATCGAGTACATCAAGACCGCCCTGGCTGGCGACGAACTAATCGCCAAGATCAGCGACGCTCACTTCATCGGCGTTCGCTCACGCACACAACTCACCGACGAAGTACTCGCCCAGGCCCCCAAGCTGATGGCTATCGGCTGCTTTTGTATCGGTACCAATCAGGTCAACCTACAGTCGGCGATGAGCCACGGCATCGCCGTCTTCAACGCCCCATACTCCAACACCCGCTCCGTCGCCGAACTCGTCATCGCTCAGGCGATCTTGCTACTGCGCGGCATCGCAGAGAAGAGCGCCAAAGCCCACCGCGGCGTGTGGGATAAGTCGGCCTCGGGCTCTTTCGAGATACGCGGTAAGACCCTAGGCCTGATCGGCTACGGCTCGATCGGCATGCAGCTTTCAGTCATCGCCGAGTCACTCGGCATGAAAGTCAAATTCTTCGATACCTCAAGCAAGCTACCGCTAGGTAACGCTGTACAGATGAACACCCTCGAGGAGCTGCTCGGCAGTGCCGACATTGTCAGCCTACACGTCCCCGAAACCGCCGCCACCAAGGACATGATCGGTGCAGAACAGATTGCCGCGATGAAAGACGGTGCCATCTTGATTAACGCCTCACGCGGTACCGTCGTCGACATCCCCGCCCTCGCCACCGCCCTCGAGAGTAAGAAGCTTTCTGGCGCCGCCATCGACGTCTTCCCGGTCGAGCCAAAGTCAAATAAAGAAGAGTTCGTCAGCCCGCTGCGCGCCTTCGAGAACACCTTCCTCACACCGCATATTGGCGGCTCCACCATGGAGGCACAAGCCAACATCGGACTGGAGGTGGCCGAAAAACTGATCAAGTACTCCGACACCGGTACCACTACCTCCTCCGTCAACTTCCCCGGCGTGGCACTGCCTGCCCACGAAGGCTGTCACCGCCTGCTGCACATCCACGACAACCACCCCGGCGTCATGTCTGCTATCAACCAGACGCTCTCGGATAACAACATTAACATCAGCGGTCAGTATCTACAGACCAACGAGAAGGTGGGCTACGTCGTCATCGATGTCGACCAAGAGTGCTCAGAGCTGGCGCTGAAGAAGATAAGCGAGATCGAAGGCACCGTCCGCTGCCGAGTGCTGTTCTAA
- a CDS encoding fumarylacetoacetate hydrolase family protein — MSSYRHCWVEGAAIDYPVGKVVCVGRNYLDHIRELNNAVPETPLLFIKPSTAVVGIEADIQLPRGQGAVHHELELALLIGTTLTAATAEEAQAAIDGVGLALDLTLRDVQSSLKARGQPWEVAKAFDASCPLTPFVPVTEFADLQAIEFALDKNEQPQQRGDSRLMLHQIAELLAEMSQSFTLLPGDVVLTGTPAGVSALSPGDRLQLSLAQNYRWSVNVA, encoded by the coding sequence ATGAGCAGTTATAGGCATTGTTGGGTTGAGGGTGCTGCGATCGACTACCCCGTCGGTAAGGTGGTTTGTGTCGGCCGTAACTACCTCGATCATATTCGCGAGTTAAACAACGCCGTGCCGGAGACGCCGCTGTTGTTTATCAAGCCGTCCACGGCGGTCGTTGGTATTGAGGCTGATATCCAGCTGCCGCGTGGACAGGGAGCGGTGCACCATGAGTTAGAGTTGGCGTTACTGATCGGTACAACGCTGACGGCTGCGACAGCCGAGGAGGCGCAGGCCGCGATCGACGGAGTGGGCTTGGCTCTCGACCTGACCTTGCGTGATGTGCAGTCGTCGTTGAAGGCGAGGGGGCAGCCCTGGGAGGTGGCGAAGGCCTTTGATGCTTCCTGCCCGCTGACCCCGTTTGTGCCCGTGACTGAGTTTGCTGACCTGCAGGCTATCGAGTTCGCCTTGGATAAGAATGAGCAGCCGCAGCAGCGCGGTGATAGTCGGCTGATGTTGCATCAGATTGCCGAGTTGTTGGCGGAGATGAGTCAGTCCTTTACTCTGTTGCCGGGTGATGTGGTGTTGACGGGGACGCCGGCGGGGGTGTCTGCCCTCTCCCCTGGAGATCGATTACAGCTGTCGTTGGCGCAGAATTATCGCTGGTCGGTGAATGTGGCCTAA
- the thiI gene encoding tRNA uracil 4-sulfurtransferase ThiI, whose protein sequence is MKFIVKFFPEITIKSKPVRKQFVRHLTDNVRSLLRQIDAEVKVQRDWDKLVVESQQEEKLQRFVETLSHTPGIAYFNEVSHYPLGDLHDIFEKTKLLWGERLAGKTFAVRCKRAGTHAFSSGEIERYVGGGLNQHTEAKGVQLKNPDITVMLEVRDENLYITNCRYEGLGGFPMGSLDPVISLISGGFDSNVASYLMMKRGLRTHFLFFNLGGHAHEIGVKEVALYLWQKYGASHRVRFISVPFDGVVGEILKKVDNSQMGVILKRMMLRAATTIADDMGVQAVVTGECIAQVSSQTLTNLSVIDSVTNKLVLRPLITMDKPDIVKLSAEIGTEEFAASMPEYCGVISVKPTTKAKPEKIESQESRFDFAVLEQAIADTRLINIDEIDLDEQIAEVEVMPFPVGESIVIDVRHPTERELQPLKLGQNEVLEIPFYELHSQYEQLDQAQHYMLYCERGTMSRLHASHLKHEGYHNVSVYRPQ, encoded by the coding sequence ATGAAATTTATCGTTAAGTTCTTCCCTGAAATTACTATCAAGAGCAAACCAGTCAGAAAGCAGTTTGTGCGCCACCTGACGGATAATGTGCGCAGCCTGTTGCGACAGATCGATGCAGAGGTCAAGGTGCAGCGAGATTGGGACAAGCTCGTTGTTGAGAGCCAGCAGGAGGAAAAACTGCAGCGTTTTGTCGAAACGTTGTCGCACACGCCGGGTATCGCCTACTTCAATGAGGTGTCCCACTACCCGCTGGGTGATCTGCACGATATCTTCGAGAAGACTAAGTTATTGTGGGGGGAGCGGCTCGCAGGTAAGACGTTTGCTGTGCGCTGTAAGCGTGCGGGGACTCACGCCTTTAGCTCTGGTGAGATCGAGCGCTATGTTGGGGGCGGCCTCAACCAGCATACCGAGGCGAAAGGGGTGCAGCTGAAAAATCCCGATATCACGGTAATGTTAGAGGTGCGTGACGAGAATTTATATATCACCAACTGTCGTTATGAAGGTTTGGGGGGCTTTCCTATGGGCAGTTTGGATCCGGTTATTTCGTTGATATCCGGCGGCTTTGATTCCAATGTGGCCAGTTACCTGATGATGAAGCGGGGGCTTAGAACGCACTTCCTGTTCTTCAATCTCGGTGGTCACGCGCATGAGATTGGCGTCAAGGAGGTGGCACTTTACCTGTGGCAGAAGTACGGCGCCTCGCACAGGGTGCGTTTCATCTCTGTGCCCTTTGATGGGGTGGTCGGAGAGATACTGAAGAAGGTCGATAACTCGCAGATGGGCGTCATCTTGAAGCGCATGATGCTACGTGCGGCAACCACTATTGCCGACGATATGGGAGTGCAGGCGGTGGTGACGGGTGAGTGTATTGCCCAGGTCTCAAGCCAAACCCTGACTAATCTTAGCGTCATCGACTCGGTGACGAATAAGCTAGTGCTGCGGCCGCTGATTACCATGGATAAGCCGGATATTGTTAAGTTGTCGGCTGAGATCGGTACCGAGGAGTTTGCCGCGAGCATGCCGGAATATTGTGGTGTCATTTCGGTCAAGCCGACGACGAAGGCGAAGCCGGAAAAGATCGAGTCACAGGAGTCTCGCTTCGACTTTGCGGTGTTAGAGCAGGCGATCGCTGATACACGCTTGATCAATATTGATGAGATCGATCTCGACGAACAGATAGCTGAGGTCGAAGTGATGCCGTTTCCTGTCGGCGAGAGTATTGTGATCGATGTACGTCATCCGACCGAGCGTGAGTTGCAGCCGTTGAAGCTCGGTCAGAATGAGGTGCTTGAGATTCCGTTTTACGAGCTGCATAGTCAGTATGAGCAGCTCGATCAGGCGCAACATTATATGCTCTATTGTGAGCGTGGCACGATGAGTCGTCTGCACGCGTCGCACCTCAAGCACGAGGGTTATCACAACGTCTCGGTCTATCGTCCTCAGTAG
- a CDS encoding FAD-binding oxidoreductase yields MTNKLSAAVIQSLKEIVGEDKLLLDDDDLQRYGRDWTRIYTPAPSVIVLPKTVEQVQAIVKLANREGFSLVPSGGRTGLSGGAVATAGEVVVAFDAMNQIRQLNVVDQSVVCEAGVITEQLQDYAAEHELFYPVDFASSGSSQIGGNIATNAGGIKVIRYGMTRDWVLGLKVVTGSGEILELNNGLLKNNAGYDMRQLFIGAEGTLGFIVEATMRLTRQPHNLNVLVLGVEQFSSIMNVLQAFQSKIDLTAFEFFSEKALQKVVEHQGLQRPFDSVCDYYALLEFESLTEQELEHAMTLFEYCMEQGWVVDGVLSQSLQQAQNLWRLREDISETLARWTPYKNDLSVHVSRVPEFIAEVDALVQAGYPDFEIVWFGHIGDGNAHLNILRPDDTPMEAFVTQCELVSKQIFEVVQRYAGSVSAEHGVGLLKKPYLQYSRSAVEIDYMRSLRQVFDPNGVMNPGKVFDQ; encoded by the coding sequence ATGACTAATAAACTATCTGCTGCAGTAATTCAGAGTCTTAAGGAGATCGTTGGTGAGGACAAGCTGCTCCTCGATGACGACGATCTACAGCGTTATGGTCGGGATTGGACGCGTATTTATACGCCGGCCCCCTCTGTTATCGTTCTGCCGAAGACGGTTGAGCAGGTGCAGGCCATCGTCAAACTGGCAAACCGAGAAGGTTTCTCGTTGGTTCCCTCGGGCGGACGAACCGGTCTCTCTGGTGGTGCTGTCGCGACCGCCGGTGAGGTGGTGGTGGCATTTGATGCAATGAACCAGATTCGACAGCTAAATGTTGTCGATCAGAGCGTGGTCTGTGAGGCGGGGGTGATCACCGAGCAGCTGCAGGATTATGCGGCAGAGCATGAGCTGTTCTATCCCGTCGATTTTGCCTCCAGTGGTTCGTCACAAATCGGCGGTAATATCGCTACCAATGCCGGAGGCATTAAAGTCATTCGCTACGGTATGACGCGGGACTGGGTGTTGGGCTTGAAGGTGGTGACTGGCAGCGGCGAGATACTCGAACTGAATAATGGCTTGCTGAAAAATAATGCCGGTTACGATATGCGTCAGCTGTTTATCGGCGCGGAAGGTACTCTGGGTTTCATTGTTGAGGCGACGATGCGTCTAACCCGGCAGCCGCACAACCTCAACGTTCTGGTGTTGGGGGTCGAGCAGTTCTCCTCGATCATGAATGTCTTGCAGGCCTTTCAGAGCAAAATTGACCTAACCGCCTTTGAGTTTTTCTCTGAGAAGGCGCTGCAAAAGGTCGTCGAGCACCAGGGTTTACAGCGGCCGTTCGACAGTGTCTGTGATTATTACGCACTACTGGAATTTGAATCCTTGACCGAGCAAGAGCTCGAGCATGCGATGACGCTCTTCGAGTACTGTATGGAGCAGGGCTGGGTGGTCGATGGTGTGCTCAGCCAGAGCCTGCAGCAGGCGCAGAATCTGTGGCGGCTGCGCGAGGATATTTCTGAAACACTGGCACGTTGGACGCCGTATAAAAATGACTTGTCGGTGCATGTCTCGCGGGTGCCTGAGTTTATTGCCGAGGTTGATGCGCTGGTGCAGGCGGGCTACCCCGATTTCGAAATTGTCTGGTTCGGTCATATTGGTGATGGCAACGCCCACCTCAACATTCTGCGTCCCGACGACACGCCGATGGAGGCGTTCGTGACGCAGTGCGAGCTTGTGTCGAAGCAGATTTTTGAGGTGGTGCAGCGCTATGCTGGCTCGGTGTCGGCAGAGCACGGTGTCGGCTTGTTGAAAAAGCCTTACCTGCAGTACAGTCGCAGCGCCGTCGAAATTGACTACATGCGCAGCCTGCGTCAAGTCTTTGACCCAAATGGGGTGATGAATCCAGGCAAGGTATTTGATCAATGA